Within the Pseudomonas putida genome, the region ACGAACGCTTTTACGTCTTTGGCGACCAGGTGGCCATAGATGCGGTCAGCGAGCACGCGGGTATTGGTGAAGATGATCGCCTTGTCGAACTTTTCGTTGGCCAGCAGCCACTGCACGATCGCCTCTTTGTGCTGGTCGTGGTCCGCGGTGATGACCTGCTGGCGGGTGCCTTCGGCCAGCTGCGAAACACTGTTGAGCATCAGGTGCTCAGGGTTTTTCAGCACTTTGCCGATGATGTCGCGCAGGGCCGCGCCGCCGGTGGTGGCCGAGAACAGCAGGGTTTGCTCACGGTTTTCGCATTCTTTGCACAGGCGCTCCATGTCTTCGGCGAAGCCCATGTCGAGCATGCGGTCGGCTTCGTCGAGGATCATCACCTGTACATGGGACAGATCGAGGTTGCCGGCATTGAGCTGCTCGAGCAGGCGGCCCGGGGTGCCGATCAGCACATCCGGCACCTTGCGCAGCATGGCGGCCTGTTCCTTGAAGTCTTCACCGCCGGTGACCAGGCCCGCCTTGATGTAGGTGAACTGCGAGAACAGCTGCACTTGCTTGAGGGTCTGCTGGGCCAGCTCACGGGTCGGCAGCAGGATCAGCGCGCGGATCTCGACGCGCGCGCCTTTGAGGTCGACCAGGCGGTTGAGCAGCGGCAGGACGAAGGCCGCGGTCTTGCCGCTGCCGGTCTGCGCGGTCACCCGCAGATCACGCCCTTGCAGGGCCAAGGGGATGGCCGCGGCCTGCACCGGGGTTGGCTCGACAAATTTAAGCTCGGCCACGGCTTTAAGCAGGCGTTCATGCAGGGCGAATTGGGAGAACACGGAGGTAACCTCAGGCAAGTGCGGGAAATTCAGTTGCATAGGGTAACGTTTTCTGCAGCCGGAGCCGAATTTCTTTTGGCAACTTTGTCGCCAACCGCGCTCTAATGGCGCTTCGTTTCGCAAGCAAAGACCGTACTGAAGCTCATGGATATGCAAAAACTCTGGCGCGACAGCCTCGACCTGTGGGGCACCCTCGACCAACACCCCATGCTCCACGCCGCCATCGGCCTGGCCGTGCTGCTGTTGGTTTCCCTGGTAATCGGCCGCCTGGCGCGCTTTCTGATCCTGCACGGCACGCGCCTGCTGGCCCGTCAGCCTGCGCTCAAATGGCTCGACGACCTGCGCCACAACAAGGTGTTTCACCGCCTGGCGCAGACCACACCGTCGCTGGTGATCCAGTTCGGGCTGAAACTGGTACCGGAGCTGTCCGATACCGCCCAGCATTTCCTTGGCAACATGGCGCTGGCCTTCACCCTGCTGTTCATGACCCTGGCGCTGTCGTGCCTGCTCGATGGCCTGCTCGACATCTATGCCCGCACCGAACATGCCCGCACCCGCTCGATCAAGGGTTATGTGCAACTGGCGAAGATGATGCTGTGGATTTTCGCCTCCATCGTCATCGTCGCCACGCTGATCGACCGTTCCCCCCTGTTGCTGCTGTCTGGGCTGGGTGCGATGTCGGCCGTATTGCTGTTGGTGTACAAGGACACCTTGCTGTCGTTCGTCGCCAGCGTGCAGCTCACCAGTAACGACATGCTGCATGTTGGCGACTGGATCGAGATGCCCCAGGTTGGTGCCGATGGCGATGTGGTCGATATCACCCTGCATACGGTGAAGGTGCAGAACTTCGACAAGACCATCGTTTCGATCCCAACCTGGCGGCTGATGAGCGAGTCGTTCCGCAACTACAGGGGCATGCAGCAATCGGGCGGCCGGCGGATCAAACGCAGCCTGTTCATCGATGCATCGGGCGTGCGTTTCCTGACCCGGGAAGAAGAACAGCGCCTGAGCGGCGTGCGCCTGCTCGGTGACTACCTGGCCGGCAAGCGCCAGGAACTTCATGAGTGGAACGAAGCACTGGGGCCTGTGGCCGAGCTGTCGGCCAACCGTCGCCAGTTGACCAACATCGGCACCTTCCGCGCCTTTGCCCTGGCTTACCTGAGAAACCACCCCAACGTGCATCAGGACATGACCTGCATGGTCCGGCAGATGCAGACCGGCGCCGAGGGGGTGCCGCTGGAGATCTACTGCTTCACCACCACCACGGTGTGGGCGGATTACGAGCGGATCCAGGGGGATATCTTCGATTACCTGCTGGCAGTGTTGCCGGAGTTCGGGCTGAGCCTGTATCAGCAGCCGAGCGGCAATGACATGCGCATCGGGCTGGCGGGGCGCGCTTCGACGGAGCGAGCGCCGCATCGCCTGGAAGACCTGAGCGAGGCTTGAGATCGCAGGGGCCGCTGTGCGGCCCATCGCCGGCAAGCCCGGCTCCCACATGGATTGCGCCGGCCTCTAGAAATTGGGCAAGACGGTAGCTTCCTCAGGTAAGCGCAGGCCTGAAGAACTGCACGGTCGTGGTGGGAGCCGGCTTGCCGGCGATGAGGCCCTCAGCTACCCCGCATAAACACAAAAGGGGAACGGCGCAGTGACTGGTTCAAGAGCTTTTCATCATCCCCAGTTCGGCATCATCAAGCAGGGCCTTGGCTAGGGCGCAGAGGTAATGCGAGGCCCAAAGTAGCTGGGGTTTATCTTCCATCAGACCGTCGATGGACAGGTCACGGGCATAACCCATCAGTTCCGAGGCCTGTTCGCGAGCACTCTGGCAAGGGATGCCGGGTTCGATGCGGAATAATGGATGGTTTTGATTTTCACCTTGGTAAAAGATGGTTCTGCCAACAGTGAAGTTGGTTTCTTCGGTGGCCACAGATTCATCTCCCTGAAGTTCCAGATGCCTGGACTCGCTCTATCACCACAGGTCAGCCCAGGCAAATCATGATGCGGATTAATGTAACGTTTGAGAATCCGCTGGCTTTTGGACTTGAGCCAGCGCTGATTCAAGTAACCTGCGCAGGGTTTCAAGTTCGTGCATGGACGTCATCATCAACACCGCAACGGGTGACCTCGGTTGCAACAAAACGGCTTGCTGAGCGACGGCTTCTGCACGTAGCGCATAGTCGGCGGCCATCAGCAGCGTGTCTTCCAGGGAGTGGAGGTTGTAGGGTGGATCGGGGACTATCTTCAGCATGATGTAACCCTCAATTTGTGGATCGGGACCACCGCCCTTTGCTGTCAAACAAAGGGTGGCAGCTGTGCACGGGTTGACAGACCGGTCAAATTGAGAAACCCGGCGCACCCGAAGGCGCCCCACGCACAGCCACCATTGAAGGCAAAGCTATGGATTGCAATTTGAGTCGGCCTGTCAAAGCCGATCGTTGAAACTCAACGACCAGCCGAGACTAGTGGCCAACCCAGCACACCACAATCACCGGCAGTATCTTTGGGAAATGCCCTACAGGAAAGGGACTAAATCTGATTTAGTTATCCGCTAGACGTAACAGCGTGTAAGGCGTGCAGGCCATGTGCGCTTCAAGATTCGTCCATGGAAGCGGCCTTGTGTCGCGAAAGGGCTGCACAGCAACTCCAAATCACCCCGCATACCCCAGCAGGTACAGCAAACCAGTCAAGGTGACCAGAGAAGCCACCGTCGACAACAGGATCGTGCGCGATATCAGCCCCGCTTCCCGGTTGTAATACTCCGCCAGCATGAACGGCCCGGTCCCCGTCGGCAGTGCAGCCAGCAGTACCGCTGAAGCGGCCCACATGGTCGGCAGGCTGAACACCTTGAACGCCAACACCCACGTCAGCGCCGGCTGCCCCACCAGCTTCATCGCAATCAGTGGCCATGGGCTGGCCTGGGCGCCGCTGCGTTTCTCTGCCAGAAACGCCCCCAGCGAAATCAACGCACACGGCGTGGTCGCCACGGCGAGCATGTCGAGAAAATGCATCACCGGTTCCGCCACGCCCAGACCGGTCATTGCCCAAGCAGCCCCCACCACGGGCGAAATCACCAAGGGATTCTTCGCCAGCGCCTTGCCCACTACCCACATGGCGCGGCCGATCCGCTTCTCGTCCTGTAGGCCGATCTCGATCAGCGTCAGCGATATCGCAAATACCAGGCAGACCACGATCAACGACGAGATCAACGCCGGCTGTAATCCGGGCTGACCGAACAGCAGCAAACACAATGGGATGCCGATATAGCCGGTGTTGGCATACCCCGCGCTGAGCCCATCGATACTGGCCGCGACCAGCCCGTGGCCGTTGCACAGCCGCCAGGCCAGGGTGGCCACGAACATGGCCAGCGCCCCTGCGCCGAAGGCCACGATGAACCCTGGGTGCCATACCTCAGTCCAGGTCGCAGTGGCCGTGACTTTGAACAACAGGGCCGGCAGGCACAGCCAGACCACCATCTTGTTGATCTCGGCCGCAGCCTTGTCGCCAAGCTTGTTGGTGCGGCGGCAAAGGTAACCGACCAGGATCAGCGCAAAGATCGGCGCGACGATGACCAGGATGGTGTGCATGTCAGGCCCTGCGCACCAGCGGTGCATGCGTACGGCTGCCCAGGCGGCTCAGCCACACCGAGGCCAGGATGATTGCACCACCGATGAACAGGCGCCCCAATGGCTCGTGCTGGTTCCAGATAAGAAGGTTGAGCAGCAGCCCCACCGGCACGTGCAGGTTGTTCATCACTGCCAGCGTACCGCCTGAGACCATGCACGCACCCTTGTTCCACCAGTACAAGCCCAGCGCCGTCGGACACAGCCCGAGGAACAGCAGCACCAGCCATTGCACGTCGGTGCTCGGCAAATGCTGGGTGTTGCCAAACAGCAGGAAGGCCGGCAGCACAATGATCAACGCACCCAGATAGAAGTAGCCGAAACGCTTGTAATGTGGCAGGTCGCTGGGGTGGCGGGCAACCAGATGGCGGTACAGCACCTGCCCGGCAGCGTAAGTGAAGTTGGCCAACTGCAGCAGCAGGAAGCCAATGAAGAAGTCGCCACTGATGCTGTCGAAGCGGATCACCGCCGCACCTGCGACCGCCACCAGGGCGGCGAGCAAGGCCCAAGGATTGAAACGGCGGTTCAGCGCGTCCTCGATCAGGGTCACGTGCAAGGGCGTGAGAATCGTGAACAGCAGCACCTCAGGTACGGTCAGCACGCGGAAGCTCAGGTACAAGCAGACATAGGTGATGCCGTACTGCAGCGCACCGATCAGCAGCATGGAGCGCATGAAGCGCGGTTCGACCTGGCGCCAGCGGGTCAGCGGCAGGAAGACCAGGCCCGCCAGTACCACCCGTGCGAGCACGGCAAAGTAGCTGTCGACGTGCCCGGCCAGGTACTCGCCGATCAGGCTGAAGGAAAACGCCTGGATCAGCGCGACGATTATCAGGTAGCCCATGGTTGCCTCTCGTAAATCAAGGCCGCGACCTTAGCGGGTTGCGCCCGATGTGTTCAACCCTGCGCAGTGTGGGGGTTGCGCATTTCATGGGCGTGAGCGATTCACCCACAAAAAAGCCCGGCCATCGAGGCCGGGCAGGTACACCCAAAGGAGCAAACAAGGTGTCAGGGTTGGGAATTCGTTGCCGCTCAGGCCATCGTGGCGAGCTTGTCCTTGGCCTGGTTGAGGCCTTTTTCGTGGAAGTCACCGCTCATGTTCAGGCCTTCGGCATGGATGAAGTTCACATCGTGAATGCCGATGAATGCCATTACCTGGCGCAGGTACGGCTCTTGATGGTCGCTGGTGGCGCCAGCGTGGATGCCGCCACGGGCCGTCAGCACAATGGCACGCTTGCCGGTCAGCAGGCCTTGCGGGCCGGTCGGGGTGTACTTGAAGGTGATGCCGGCACGCAGGACGTGGTCAAGCCAGGCCTTGAGCGTGCTGGGGATGGTGAAGTTGTACATCGGTGCAGCCATCACCAGCACGTCGGCCGCCAGCAGTTCATCTGTCAACACGTTGGAGCGCGCCAGGGCGTCCAGCTCAGCGGCATTGCGCTGTTCTTCAGGCTTCATCCAGCCACCGAGCAGGTTGGCGTCCAGGTGCGGAACCGGGGCCACCGCCAGATCGCGGACAGTGATCTCGTCGGCCGGGTGCGCTGCTTGCCATTGTTCGATGAAGTCACGGGTCAGTTGACGGGAAACGGAATCCTGTTGGCGGGCGCTGCTTTCGATGATCAGTACGCGGGACATGGGGTGCCTCCATCGGCAGAAAGGGTTGCGATTCGATGGAGGTGAGATTAAGGCTTGACCTATCGATAAAAAAGCGTAAAAAGTGGGTTCAATTTATCGAATAATCAGTTTTATACCGCTTTGCAGTCCAAGGCGATACGCAGCTTGATGATCTGCCGGTTGAACTTGGCCGTGACGTCCACACTTTTGCCCGCCGGTACGTTCACCCGGCGTACCCGTGGCGCCTCCGGGCCGTTGCGGAACGTCACCTTGCAGGCCGCCGGCACTTGCCCATAGTTGTTCAGGGTGATGGCGCCGATGTCGTACGCGGTGTCGTAGGCGGTGTAGTCCAGCTTGACTCCGGCCAGTTCCTTCTCCACGTCGATGGGGTAAGCCATGGCCCCGAGGGGCAGGCACATCAGTATTGCCGCACAACATTTCTTCATGGGGCGCTCTCCTTGAAAGAGCGCAGCTTAGGTCAACAGGAGCCAAAGATGAAAGCGCCGCGCGTAACCCTGGATCAGTGGCGAACCTTGCAGGCAGTGGTCGATCACGGTGGGTTTGCCCAGGCAGCCGAAGCTCTGCACCGTTCTCAGTCGTCGGTCAGTTACACGGTGGCGCGCATGCAAGAGCAGCTCGGCGTGCCACTGCTGCGCATCGATGGCCGCAAAGCCGTGCTGACCGAGGCAGGCAACGTACTGCTGCGCCGCTCACGGCACCTGGTCAAGCAGGCCAGCCAGCTGGAAGACCTGGCGCACCACATGGAGCAAGGCTGGGAAGCCGAGGTCCGGGTCGTGGTCGATGCCGCCTACCCCAGTGCCCGCCTGGTACGTGCCCTGGCGGCGTTCATGCCACAGAGCCGGGGTTGCCGGGTGCGCCTGCGCGAGGAAGTGCTGTCGGGCGTGGAGGAGGTCATGCATGAAGGCATCGCCGACCTTGCCATCAGCAGCTACAGCATCGGCGGCTATCTGGGCACCGAGCTCAGTGCTGTGGAGTTCGTGGCCGTCGCCCACCCCGAGCACAGCTTGCACCGCCTGGGCCGGGAGATCACCTTCCAGGACCTGGAAAGCCAGTTGCAGGTGGTGATCCGCGACTCCGGCCGCGCCCAACCCCGCGATGTGGGCTGGCTAGGCGCCGAACAGCGCTGGACCGTCGGTAGCCTGGGTACCGCCACCACCTTCGTCAGCAGCGGGCTGGGTTTTGCCTGGCTGCCGCGGCACATGATCGACCGCGAACTGCGCGAAGGGGTGCTCAAGCCGCTGCCACTGGACCAGGGTGGCAGCCGACATCCACTGTTCTACCTTTATTCGAGCAAAGAAAAGACCTTGGGCCCGGCCACGCAGATCCTCATCGACCTGCTGCGCAATTTCGATACCGCGCCACTGGACGTGCCCTTCGCAGCCCCGCCGCAAGCCTGAGAGAACCGCGCCCATGGCCTATTTCGAACATGAAGGATGCTCGCTGCATTATCAGGAATACGGCCAGGGCGACCCCCTGGTACTGCTGCACGGCCTGGGCTCCAGCAGCCAGGACTGGGAGCTGCAGCTACCCGCGCTCAGCCGTCACTACCGAGTGATCCTCATGGACATCCGCGGCCACGGCCGCTCCGACAAGCCCCGCGAGGGCTACCAGATCGCCACATTCAGCGAAGACCTGCTGGCCCTGCTCGAACACCTGCAGACCGGCCCGGTGCACTTCGTGGGGCTGTCGATGGGCGGCATGGTCGGTTTCCAGTTCGCCGTCGACCATCCGCAATGGCTGCGCAGCCTGTGCATCGTCAACAGCGCCCCCGAGGTCAAACGCCGCACACGCAGCGACTGGGTCTGGTGGGCCAAGCGCTGGGGCCTGGCGCGCATCCTCAGTGTCGAGACAGTCGGCAAGGGCCTGGCCCAGCGCCTGTTCCCCAAACCGGAGCAAGCCGACTTGCGCCAGAAGATGGCGCAACGCTGGGCACGCAACGACAAACGCGCCTACCTCAAGAGTTTCGACGCCATCGTCGACTGGGGCGTGCAGGAACGCATCGGCCAGATACACTGTCCCACGCTGGTGGTCGCTGCCGACCACGATTACACCCCGGTCCAACTCAAAGAGCGCTACGTTGCCCTGATGCCGCAGGCAAGGCTGGTAGTCATCGATGATTCCCGGCACGCTACACCCCTCGATCAACCCGAAGTCTTCAACCAGACTTTGCTGCAGTTCCTCGCAGCCGCTTCCACCTCTCAAGGATCTTTGAGCTCATGCTGAAAAAACTTCTGCTCACCGCCTGCTCGGTCGCCTTTGCCACCACCGTCATGGCCTCCGACAAGACCCCTCACGTAGTGCTCGACACCAGCTTTGGCCAGGTCGAAATCGAGCTCAATGCCGAGAAGGCGCCGCTCAGTACCAAGAATTTCCTCGAATACGTCGATAGCGGTTTCTACAACAACACCATTTTCCACCGCGTGATCCCGGGCTTCATGGTCCAGGGCGGGGGCTTCACCGAGCAGATGGTGCAAAAACCGACCCGTGACCCGATCCGCAACGAAGCC harbors:
- a CDS encoding DEAD/DEAH box helicase, whose product is MQLNFPHLPEVTSVFSQFALHERLLKAVAELKFVEPTPVQAAAIPLALQGRDLRVTAQTGSGKTAAFVLPLLNRLVDLKGARVEIRALILLPTRELAQQTLKQVQLFSQFTYIKAGLVTGGEDFKEQAAMLRKVPDVLIGTPGRLLEQLNAGNLDLSHVQVMILDEADRMLDMGFAEDMERLCKECENREQTLLFSATTGGAALRDIIGKVLKNPEHLMLNSVSQLAEGTRQQVITADHDQHKEAIVQWLLANEKFDKAIIFTNTRVLADRIYGHLVAKDVKAFVLHGEKDQKDRKLAIERFKQGSSKVLVATDVAARGLDIDGLDLVINFDMPRSGDEYVHRIGRTGRAGGEGLAISLITHNDWNLMSSIERYLKQQFERRVIKEVKGTYNGPKKVKASGKAAGTKKKKTEKKAGDKKAAAKRKPTAKPKANAPLASSDGMAPLKKRKPAAE
- a CDS encoding mechanosensitive ion channel family protein, which gives rise to MDMQKLWRDSLDLWGTLDQHPMLHAAIGLAVLLLVSLVIGRLARFLILHGTRLLARQPALKWLDDLRHNKVFHRLAQTTPSLVIQFGLKLVPELSDTAQHFLGNMALAFTLLFMTLALSCLLDGLLDIYARTEHARTRSIKGYVQLAKMMLWIFASIVIVATLIDRSPLLLLSGLGAMSAVLLLVYKDTLLSFVASVQLTSNDMLHVGDWIEMPQVGADGDVVDITLHTVKVQNFDKTIVSIPTWRLMSESFRNYRGMQQSGGRRIKRSLFIDASGVRFLTREEEQRLSGVRLLGDYLAGKRQELHEWNEALGPVAELSANRRQLTNIGTFRAFALAYLRNHPNVHQDMTCMVRQMQTGAEGVPLEIYCFTTTTVWADYERIQGDIFDYLLAVLPEFGLSLYQQPSGNDMRIGLAGRASTERAPHRLEDLSEA
- a CDS encoding DUF3077 domain-containing protein, encoding MATEETNFTVGRTIFYQGENQNHPLFRIEPGIPCQSAREQASELMGYARDLSIDGLMEDKPQLLWASHYLCALAKALLDDAELGMMKSS
- a CDS encoding AEC family transporter — translated: MHTILVIVAPIFALILVGYLCRRTNKLGDKAAAEINKMVVWLCLPALLFKVTATATWTEVWHPGFIVAFGAGALAMFVATLAWRLCNGHGLVAASIDGLSAGYANTGYIGIPLCLLLFGQPGLQPALISSLIVVCLVFAISLTLIEIGLQDEKRIGRAMWVVGKALAKNPLVISPVVGAAWAMTGLGVAEPVMHFLDMLAVATTPCALISLGAFLAEKRSGAQASPWPLIAMKLVGQPALTWVLAFKVFSLPTMWAASAVLLAALPTGTGPFMLAEYYNREAGLISRTILLSTVASLVTLTGLLYLLGYAG
- a CDS encoding carboxylate/amino acid/amine transporter, with the protein product MGYLIIVALIQAFSFSLIGEYLAGHVDSYFAVLARVVLAGLVFLPLTRWRQVEPRFMRSMLLIGALQYGITYVCLYLSFRVLTVPEVLLFTILTPLHVTLIEDALNRRFNPWALLAALVAVAGAAVIRFDSISGDFFIGFLLLQLANFTYAAGQVLYRHLVARHPSDLPHYKRFGYFYLGALIIVLPAFLLFGNTQHLPSTDVQWLVLLFLGLCPTALGLYWWNKGACMVSGGTLAVMNNLHVPVGLLLNLLIWNQHEPLGRLFIGGAIILASVWLSRLGSRTHAPLVRRA
- a CDS encoding FMN-dependent NADH-azoreductase; translated protein: MSRVLIIESSARQQDSVSRQLTRDFIEQWQAAHPADEITVRDLAVAPVPHLDANLLGGWMKPEEQRNAAELDALARSNVLTDELLAADVLVMAAPMYNFTIPSTLKAWLDHVLRAGITFKYTPTGPQGLLTGKRAIVLTARGGIHAGATSDHQEPYLRQVMAFIGIHDVNFIHAEGLNMSGDFHEKGLNQAKDKLATMA
- a CDS encoding 3-phosphoglycerate kinase codes for the protein MKKCCAAILMCLPLGAMAYPIDVEKELAGVKLDYTAYDTAYDIGAITLNNYGQVPAACKVTFRNGPEAPRVRRVNVPAGKSVDVTAKFNRQIIKLRIALDCKAV
- a CDS encoding LysR family transcriptional regulator codes for the protein MKAPRVTLDQWRTLQAVVDHGGFAQAAEALHRSQSSVSYTVARMQEQLGVPLLRIDGRKAVLTEAGNVLLRRSRHLVKQASQLEDLAHHMEQGWEAEVRVVVDAAYPSARLVRALAAFMPQSRGCRVRLREEVLSGVEEVMHEGIADLAISSYSIGGYLGTELSAVEFVAVAHPEHSLHRLGREITFQDLESQLQVVIRDSGRAQPRDVGWLGAEQRWTVGSLGTATTFVSSGLGFAWLPRHMIDRELREGVLKPLPLDQGGSRHPLFYLYSSKEKTLGPATQILIDLLRNFDTAPLDVPFAAPPQA
- a CDS encoding alpha/beta fold hydrolase — encoded protein: MAYFEHEGCSLHYQEYGQGDPLVLLHGLGSSSQDWELQLPALSRHYRVILMDIRGHGRSDKPREGYQIATFSEDLLALLEHLQTGPVHFVGLSMGGMVGFQFAVDHPQWLRSLCIVNSAPEVKRRTRSDWVWWAKRWGLARILSVETVGKGLAQRLFPKPEQADLRQKMAQRWARNDKRAYLKSFDAIVDWGVQERIGQIHCPTLVVAADHDYTPVQLKERYVALMPQARLVVIDDSRHATPLDQPEVFNQTLLQFLAAASTSQGSLSSC
- a CDS encoding peptidylprolyl isomerase — protein: MLKKLLLTACSVAFATTVMASDKTPHVVLDTSFGQVEIELNAEKAPLSTKNFLEYVDSGFYNNTIFHRVIPGFMVQGGGFTEQMVQKPTRDPIRNEASNGLQNTRGTLSMARTSNPNSATSQFFINVADNDFLNPGRDAGYAVFGKVTKGMEVVDQIVNSPTTVKKGMRDVPADPVFIKSAKRID